The following proteins are encoded in a genomic region of Terriglobales bacterium:
- a CDS encoding PilZ domain-containing protein — protein MQLPETAQWIDGSIARRSTRIETDVLIEVQGEGFAYAGETVRVSLHGALIRTSAPLEVGTPVTVYVHRTGKSAPAHIVSVVHDTGSRYGIELDRPGNIWGVSATPSDWRVC, from the coding sequence ATGCAACTGCCTGAAACTGCTCAATGGATCGATGGCTCCATAGCTCGCCGCAGCACACGCATAGAAACCGATGTTCTCATCGAGGTGCAGGGAGAAGGCTTCGCATATGCGGGCGAAACTGTCAGAGTTAGCCTCCACGGAGCCTTGATAAGAACGTCCGCACCTTTGGAGGTGGGCACTCCTGTGACGGTATACGTGCACCGGACCGGCAAGTCTGCACCGGCACACATCGTGTCTGTCGTCCACGACACCGGTTCCCGCTATGGGATTGAGCTCGATCGTCCAGGCAACATTTGGGGCGTCTCTGCGACCCCGTCCGACTGGAGAGTATGCTGA